One genomic segment of Gammaproteobacteria bacterium includes these proteins:
- a CDS encoding FxsA family protein has protein sequence MKWFVLLLLLGIVEVVLVAQLHEMMGMTNLVILYIATTLVGTIILLLRLPEFKRSWKGMRNNKSSLKKLNKTGRNISQEEIQQIKPFLFITVYLPALILIAIPGIVTDAVGIVILVPVVSNWLVGRGR, from the coding sequence ATGAAATGGTTTGTACTGCTGTTGTTGTTGGGTATTGTCGAAGTCGTATTGGTGGCTCAACTCCATGAAATGATGGGCATGACCAACCTCGTCATTCTCTATATCGCCACCACCTTAGTGGGGACGATAATATTGCTGCTTCGACTACCGGAGTTTAAGCGATCATGGAAGGGGATGAGAAACAATAAAAGCTCACTAAAGAAACTCAACAAAACCGGGCGCAATATCAGTCAAGAAGAAATCCAGCAGATTAAACCGTTTTTGTTTATAACGGTTTACTTACCGGCCCTGATTCTCATTGCCATTCCGGGGATAGTAACGGATGCGGTGGGTATCGTTATTTTGGTGCCGGTGGTTAGTAATTGGTTGGTAGGGCGTGGGAGGTAG